From the Acinetobacter wanghuae genome, one window contains:
- a CDS encoding Spx/MgsR family RNA polymerase-binding regulatory protein — translation MLKVYGIKNCNSMKKAFDLLTELGLSYEFHDYKKQSIDSATVKTWLDALGQDMVLNKKGTTWRKLSPEEQAQALSSEDALIAALTTHTSLIKRPIIQTTQGFLAGFDENAIRAIQA, via the coding sequence ATGCTCAAAGTGTATGGCATTAAAAACTGTAACTCGATGAAAAAAGCCTTCGATCTATTGACGGAATTGGGTCTCAGCTATGAGTTTCATGACTATAAAAAACAAAGTATTGATAGCGCGACAGTGAAGACTTGGCTAGATGCTTTAGGACAGGATATGGTACTGAATAAAAAAGGTACAACATGGCGCAAACTCAGCCCTGAAGAACAAGCACAAGCGCTTTCAAGTGAAGATGCGCTGATTGCCGCATTAACAACACATACCAGCTTAATTAAACGTCCGATTATTCAAACCACGCAAGGATTTTTGGCGGGTTTTGATGAAAACGCAATTCGCGCCATTCAAGCTTAA
- a CDS encoding exodeoxyribonuclease III yields MIPKSSYPSDQKILRVVSINVNGLRSAEKKGIFDWMATSDADVICMQESRINHEQWTDKFKPEGWYTHLFPAEKPGYAGTAIYSRLPFVSVTDGLGFELADSQGRFISAEFDVGLEKTAHICSLYLPSGSSGDEAQARKDHFLDEYKKILKQWRDEDKSVIVCGDYNIVHKRIDIKNWSGNQKASGCLPHERAWLDHIYDDLGYVDTFREVRKDAEVYSWWSNRGQARAKNVGWRIDYQACSPDWKARTVNAWVYKETWFSDHAPVIIDYKL; encoded by the coding sequence ATGATACCAAAGAGTAGCTATCCAAGTGATCAAAAAATTTTACGTGTCGTATCAATCAACGTAAATGGTCTGCGTTCCGCTGAAAAAAAAGGGATTTTTGACTGGATGGCAACTTCAGATGCCGATGTCATCTGCATGCAAGAGTCTCGTATTAACCATGAACAATGGACCGATAAATTTAAGCCTGAAGGCTGGTACACCCACCTATTCCCTGCTGAAAAGCCGGGTTATGCAGGCACTGCTATTTATAGCCGTTTACCATTTGTGTCTGTAACGGATGGTTTAGGTTTTGAACTAGCAGATTCTCAAGGTCGTTTTATCTCCGCAGAATTTGATGTAGGTTTAGAAAAAACTGCGCATATTTGCTCTCTTTACTTACCATCGGGTTCATCAGGTGATGAAGCGCAAGCACGTAAAGATCACTTCCTCGATGAATATAAGAAAATCTTAAAACAATGGCGTGATGAAGATAAATCCGTGATTGTCTGCGGTGACTACAACATTGTGCATAAACGCATTGATATTAAAAATTGGTCAGGCAATCAAAAAGCGTCAGGCTGCTTGCCACATGAGCGTGCATGGCTCGATCATATCTACGATGATTTAGGCTATGTCGATACGTTCCGTGAAGTTCGTAAAGATGCTGAAGTCTATTCATGGTGGTCAAACCGTGGGCAAGCTCGTGCAAAAAACGTCGGTTGGCGTATTGATTACCAAGCCTGCTCGCCAGATTGGAAAGCGCGCACTGTCAATGCTTGGGTCTATAAAGAAACGTGGTTTAGCGACCATGCACCGGTCATCATTGATTATAAACTTTAA
- the pyrE gene encoding orotate phosphoribosyltransferase produces the protein MTAQAAFNPQAFIELALSRGVLKFGEFTLKSGRVSPYFFNAGLLNDGEALTGLASGYAAKLTECDNVEVIFGPAYKGIPFVAATAVALSQNHGMSVPWGFNRKEAKDHGEGGVLVGAAVEGKKVWIIDDVITAGTAIREVVTILKNAGAQIAGVLVALDRQEKGQGELSAIQEVQKELEIPVHALITMKDLMDYLDAKGDKDALAKMEAYRVNYGI, from the coding sequence ATGACAGCGCAAGCGGCTTTTAATCCACAAGCTTTTATCGAACTCGCATTATCACGTGGTGTGCTTAAATTTGGTGAGTTTACTTTAAAATCGGGTCGTGTGAGTCCTTATTTTTTCAATGCTGGTTTGTTGAATGACGGCGAAGCCTTGACTGGCTTGGCATCTGGCTATGCGGCAAAATTAACAGAATGCGATAACGTTGAAGTAATTTTTGGCCCTGCGTATAAAGGTATTCCATTTGTTGCGGCAACTGCTGTAGCGTTGTCTCAAAATCATGGCATGAGTGTACCTTGGGGATTTAACCGTAAAGAAGCCAAAGATCATGGTGAAGGCGGTGTTCTTGTTGGTGCTGCGGTTGAAGGTAAAAAAGTGTGGATCATTGATGATGTGATTACTGCCGGTACTGCAATTCGTGAAGTCGTCACCATTTTGAAAAATGCAGGCGCGCAAATTGCAGGTGTGTTGGTTGCGTTAGACCGCCAAGAAAAAGGTCAAGGCGAATTGTCTGCCATTCAAGAAGTTCAAAAAGAATTAGAAATTCCTGTGCATGCTTTAATTACCATGAAAGATTTGATGGATTATTTAGATGCCAAAGGCGATAAAGATGCTTTAGCGAAAATGGAAGCGTATCGTGTGAATTACGGCATCTAA
- a CDS encoding fatty acid desaturase family protein, with the protein MNSKVSVTELFSREEIRELTTASDLHGAWSVASTWAVIGMTFGTVAYSWQYLPWWGKLLMCAVALAILAGRQLALAILMHDAAHHSLFKSKWLNTHLTDWLCARPIWNDVGHYRPYHLKHHARTSQADDPDLGLVKNFPITPSSLYRKFLRDLTGQSGIKFLFGRVLMDLELLEWSVSNDPKPIPKDERSHLDLAKNLVKNSAGMLLTNAVLFSALKAAGHPKLYLLWPLAYITPFPLFLRIRAMAEHAGLEKSTSALTNTRTTRAGWIARAFVAPIHVNYHIEHHLMASVPHQHLAKMHNMLRERNYVDSPPSYRDVIRSLATKAAS; encoded by the coding sequence ATGAATAGCAAAGTCAGTGTCACTGAACTGTTTAGCCGTGAGGAAATTCGCGAGCTGACCACAGCATCCGATTTACATGGCGCATGGTCTGTCGCTTCGACGTGGGCAGTGATTGGCATGACCTTTGGTACGGTTGCCTATAGTTGGCAGTATTTACCGTGGTGGGGAAAATTACTCATGTGTGCAGTGGCTTTAGCAATTTTAGCAGGTCGGCAATTGGCTTTAGCCATTTTAATGCACGATGCAGCACACCATAGTTTGTTTAAAAGTAAATGGCTGAATACGCATTTAACCGATTGGCTCTGTGCCCGCCCCATTTGGAATGATGTTGGGCATTATCGACCTTATCATTTAAAACACCATGCTCGTACTTCACAAGCAGATGATCCTGATTTAGGACTAGTCAAAAACTTTCCAATTACACCCAGCTCTTTATATCGTAAATTTTTACGTGACTTAACAGGGCAATCGGGAATTAAGTTTTTATTTGGTCGCGTGCTAATGGATTTGGAACTATTAGAATGGAGTGTCTCTAATGATCCAAAACCGATTCCAAAAGATGAGCGCAGCCATTTGGATTTGGCAAAGAACTTGGTTAAAAACAGCGCAGGAATGCTGTTGACCAATGCAGTTTTATTTTCTGCATTAAAGGCAGCAGGTCATCCGAAATTATATTTATTATGGCCTTTGGCATATATCACACCTTTCCCGTTGTTTCTTCGTATTCGAGCAATGGCAGAGCATGCAGGTTTAGAAAAGAGTACTTCTGCTTTGACCAATACGCGTACCACGCGAGCAGGATGGATTGCACGTGCTTTTGTTGCCCCGATTCATGTCAATTACCATATTGAGCATCATTTGATGGCATCTGTACCACATCAGCATTTAGCTAAGATGCATAACATGTTACGTGAACGTAATTATGTCGATTCTCCACCAAGTTATAGAGATGTGATTCGGTCTTTGGCTACTAAAGCAGCTTCGTAA
- a CDS encoding NAD(P)-dependent oxidoreductase: MKIALIGATGMAGSRILEELVSRGHYVKAIARNTHKLADTERVLTVDLDLNDQEALVTELKGQDAVVSSVRFQGLNANGLIQAIRESKVKRYIVVGGAGSLNLPNQNVRVLDSEDFPEEYKLEAEAGVQFLESLKQADDVDWTFISPSAEFAPGKRTGEFRTGKDELLVGSDGSKISAEDFAVALADELEHNNHIQQRFTVGY; encoded by the coding sequence ATGAAAATTGCTTTAATTGGTGCAACAGGAATGGCAGGTTCACGTATTTTAGAGGAACTGGTTTCCCGTGGTCATTACGTCAAAGCAATTGCGCGTAATACACATAAATTAGCAGACACTGAGCGTGTTCTCACCGTCGATCTAGACTTAAATGACCAAGAAGCTTTAGTTACAGAACTGAAAGGTCAAGATGCCGTGGTCAGTTCGGTACGTTTCCAAGGTTTAAATGCCAATGGTCTTATTCAGGCAATACGTGAGTCTAAAGTAAAGCGTTATATTGTCGTGGGCGGTGCTGGAAGTTTAAATTTACCGAATCAAAATGTTCGTGTCTTAGACAGTGAAGATTTTCCTGAAGAATATAAGCTTGAAGCCGAAGCAGGTGTGCAATTTTTAGAAAGCTTGAAACAGGCGGATGATGTGGACTGGACGTTTATCTCCCCTTCTGCTGAATTTGCACCAGGTAAACGCACAGGTGAATTCCGTACAGGTAAAGATGAACTCCTAGTTGGTTCAGATGGCAGTAAAATTTCTGCCGAAGACTTTGCCGTTGCACTTGCCGATGAGTTAGAACATAACAATCATATTCAACAGCGTTTTACTGTCGGTTATTAA
- a CDS encoding cold-shock protein, producing the protein MSNTVTGTVKWFNETKGFGFIQQDGGPDVFAHFREITGSGFKTLVEGQQVSFSVVEGQKGPNAVNIVAL; encoded by the coding sequence ATGTCTAATACAGTTACTGGCACAGTGAAATGGTTCAACGAAACTAAAGGTTTTGGCTTCATTCAACAAGATGGCGGCCCTGACGTTTTCGCTCATTTCCGTGAAATTACTGGTTCTGGCTTCAAAACTTTGGTTGAAGGCCAACAAGTTTCTTTCAGCGTTGTTGAAGGTCAAAAAGGCCCGAACGCTGTAAACATCGTTGCTCTATAA
- a CDS encoding DUF3565 domain-containing protein, which yields MQQAIVDFAQDHEQDWYAILSCGHTQHVRHNPPWQNRPWVLTQTSRSEKLGMSLACKKCDQDLDLPTTKLIDDRNA from the coding sequence ATGCAACAAGCCATTGTCGATTTCGCCCAAGACCATGAACAAGATTGGTATGCTATTTTGAGCTGTGGCCATACGCAACATGTGCGACATAATCCACCGTGGCAAAATCGTCCTTGGGTTTTAACCCAAACCAGCCGATCTGAAAAATTAGGTATGTCTTTGGCATGTAAAAAGTGTGATCAAGATTTAGATCTGCCTACGACCAAGCTCATAGATGACCGAAATGCTTAA
- the gshB gene encoding glutathione synthase, which translates to MRVLVVMDPIENVNLKKDSSMAMLWAAARRGHELGYALQQDLYIDQGKAFGLISSLNVFEDYNHYYELGEKQKESIAAYDVVLMRKDPPFDMNFVYTTYILEQAEREGAWIINKPQSLRDCNEKLFATQFPELQVPTLVTSQDSLIREFIQEHGDVIVKPLDGMGGMGIFRLTAEGANIGSTLEMLTEMGQQPIMAQRYIPEIVDGDKRILMINGEPVPYCLARIPQNGETRGNLAAGGRGEARPLTENDKAIAAKVGPFLREKGLVFVGLDVIGEYVTEINVTSPTCIREIDNQFGTSIADDLFDVLEAGLKQSI; encoded by the coding sequence ATGCGCGTACTTGTTGTGATGGATCCCATCGAAAATGTAAACCTAAAAAAAGATTCATCGATGGCGATGCTTTGGGCAGCAGCACGTCGTGGGCATGAGTTGGGTTATGCATTACAGCAAGATTTGTATATTGATCAAGGCAAAGCCTTTGGTTTGATCTCGTCACTCAACGTTTTCGAAGATTATAACCATTACTATGAACTTGGCGAAAAACAAAAAGAATCGATTGCTGCCTATGACGTGGTGTTGATGCGTAAAGACCCACCGTTCGATATGAACTTTGTCTACACCACCTATATTTTGGAACAAGCTGAGCGCGAAGGGGCGTGGATTATTAACAAACCGCAAAGCCTACGTGACTGCAATGAAAAACTCTTTGCGACTCAATTCCCTGAACTACAAGTGCCGACTTTAGTGACATCTCAAGATTCACTGATTCGTGAATTCATTCAAGAACATGGCGATGTGATTGTAAAACCACTTGATGGTATGGGCGGTATGGGTATTTTCCGCTTAACCGCAGAGGGTGCCAATATCGGTTCAACGTTAGAAATGCTCACCGAAATGGGTCAACAACCGATTATGGCGCAACGTTATATCCCTGAAATTGTCGATGGCGATAAACGAATCTTGATGATTAACGGCGAACCTGTACCGTATTGTTTGGCGCGAATTCCACAAAATGGTGAAACACGCGGCAATTTGGCTGCGGGTGGTCGCGGTGAAGCACGTCCTCTCACTGAAAATGATAAGGCGATTGCAGCAAAAGTGGGTCCATTTTTACGTGAAAAAGGTTTAGTTTTTGTCGGGCTTGATGTCATTGGCGAATATGTCACTGAAATTAATGTGACCAGTCCAACCTGTATTCGAGAAATTGACAATCAATTCGGTACATCCATTGCCGATGATTTATTTGATGTGCTTGAAGCGGGCTTAAAACAGTCCATTTAA
- the murG gene encoding undecaprenyldiphospho-muramoylpentapeptide beta-N-acetylglucosaminyltransferase, translating to MTDAQQKQPKHVMMMAAGTGGHVFPALAVAKELQQQGITVSWLATPVGMENRLLKNHNIPIYQIDIQGVRGNGLLRKLLAPFKILKATFSAMKYMKQLNVDAVAGFGGYVAGPGGLAARILGIPVIIHEQNAVAGFTNTQLSRVAKTVCQAFPNTFPANDKIVTTGNPVRKEITDILNPSWRYQEREKAAEPLRVFIVGGSLGAQALNECVPEALKQLNVPLNVYHQSGQKHAESTRARYDNAPEHLKVEVQPFIEDMAKAYSDADLVICRAGALTVTEIATAGVAAIFVPLPSAVDDHQTANAKFLANVGAAKICPQASMTPDSLKALLEPMLNRQLLQEMAVKARQQAQPNATQHVVRLIQEL from the coding sequence GTGACCGACGCTCAACAGAAACAGCCTAAACATGTCATGATGATGGCCGCAGGTACCGGTGGACACGTATTTCCAGCCCTCGCCGTAGCCAAAGAATTACAGCAACAAGGCATTACCGTCTCTTGGCTGGCGACGCCTGTCGGTATGGAAAACCGTCTATTAAAAAATCATAATATTCCAATTTACCAAATTGATATTCAAGGCGTACGTGGCAATGGTCTACTGCGTAAATTACTCGCGCCTTTTAAAATTTTAAAAGCCACTTTTAGTGCTATGAAATATATGAAACAGCTAAATGTTGACGCTGTGGCAGGTTTCGGTGGCTATGTGGCAGGACCGGGTGGCTTGGCAGCGCGCATTTTGGGTATTCCCGTGATTATTCACGAGCAAAATGCGGTGGCAGGTTTTACCAATACACAATTGTCACGTGTAGCAAAAACCGTGTGTCAGGCATTTCCAAATACATTCCCTGCAAACGATAAAATAGTGACCACAGGGAATCCTGTGCGTAAAGAAATTACCGATATTTTAAATCCGTCTTGGCGTTATCAAGAGCGGGAAAAAGCCGCTGAGCCATTACGTGTGTTTATTGTGGGTGGTTCGCTTGGTGCACAAGCATTAAATGAATGTGTACCGGAAGCATTGAAACAATTGAATGTGCCACTCAATGTCTATCATCAATCGGGTCAGAAGCATGCAGAAAGTACACGTGCACGTTATGACAATGCACCCGAACATTTAAAGGTTGAAGTGCAGCCGTTTATTGAAGATATGGCAAAAGCGTATAGCGACGCAGATTTAGTGATTTGCCGTGCAGGTGCGTTAACTGTGACTGAAATTGCAACGGCAGGTGTTGCAGCGATTTTTGTACCGTTACCAAGTGCAGTTGATGATCATCAAACAGCCAATGCTAAGTTCTTAGCCAATGTGGGTGCTGCAAAAATCTGCCCGCAAGCTTCGATGACACCAGATAGTTTAAAAGCCTTGTTAGAACCGATGTTGAACCGTCAGCTATTACAAGAAATGGCAGTGAAGGCACGTCAACAGGCGCAACCCAATGCCACCCAACATGTGGTTCGTTTAATTCAAGAATTGTAA
- the murC gene encoding UDP-N-acetylmuramate--L-alanine ligase produces the protein MSPSTPADQAKKLIKVPEMRRIKHIHFIGIGGAGMCGIAEVLKNQGYKVSGSDIKASKTTAQLEENGIQVYIGHAPENIQGANVIVVSTAIDKENPEIKAAIETRTPVVRRAEMLGELMRYRHGIAVAGTHGKTTTTSLVTCMLAEENLDPTYVIGGLLNRTGVNAALGASRYIVAEADESDASFLHLQPMATIVTNIDADHMDTYGGSFDVLKDTFVQFLQKLPFYGLAVMCGDDANIREIMPRIGRPVITYGFNEDNDIRAVDVEQDGMRSHFTVLRKDREPLRVTINMPGAHNILNSLAAIGIATDEGVSDAAICRALEGFSGVGRRFQVQGQFDVEGGDVKLVDDYGHHPKEVEATIKAARQSHPDRRLVMMFQPHRFSRTRDCFDDFVDVLSQVDQLLLLEVYPAGEKPIVGADSRSLARSIRLRGQVDPILIDPVEGNLSNVMQNVLQANDLLLTQGAGNVGAISIELAQHHLYVK, from the coding sequence ATGTCTCCATCAACACCCGCTGACCAAGCAAAGAAACTCATTAAAGTGCCAGAAATGCGCCGTATCAAACACATCCATTTTATTGGGATTGGTGGTGCAGGCATGTGTGGTATTGCAGAAGTGTTGAAAAACCAAGGCTACAAAGTCTCAGGTTCAGACATCAAAGCGTCAAAAACCACGGCTCAGCTTGAAGAAAATGGCATTCAAGTGTATATCGGACATGCACCTGAAAATATTCAAGGCGCAAATGTCATTGTTGTTTCAACTGCAATTGACAAAGAAAACCCAGAAATTAAAGCCGCGATTGAAACACGTACACCTGTGGTGCGCCGTGCAGAAATGCTCGGTGAATTAATGCGTTACCGTCATGGTATTGCGGTTGCAGGGACACATGGTAAAACCACAACCACCAGTTTAGTCACCTGTATGTTGGCAGAGGAAAACCTTGATCCAACCTATGTGATTGGCGGTTTATTGAATCGTACAGGTGTCAATGCTGCGCTTGGTGCGAGTCGTTATATTGTGGCTGAAGCTGATGAGTCAGATGCTTCATTCTTGCATTTGCAACCGATGGCAACCATTGTCACCAATATTGATGCAGACCACATGGATACCTATGGCGGTAGCTTTGATGTTCTCAAAGATACTTTCGTGCAGTTCCTACAAAAACTTCCATTCTATGGTTTGGCAGTGATGTGTGGGGATGATGCCAATATTCGCGAGATTATGCCGCGTATTGGTCGTCCAGTGATTACCTATGGTTTCAACGAAGACAACGACATCCGTGCAGTCGATGTTGAACAAGATGGTATGCGTTCACACTTCACGGTACTACGCAAAGATCGTGAGCCATTACGTGTCACCATTAATATGCCGGGTGCACATAACATCCTGAACTCATTGGCTGCGATTGGAATTGCCACTGATGAAGGTGTCTCTGATGCTGCGATTTGCCGTGCATTAGAAGGCTTTAGCGGTGTTGGTCGTCGTTTCCAAGTTCAAGGTCAGTTTGACGTAGAAGGCGGCGATGTAAAACTCGTGGACGACTATGGTCACCATCCAAAAGAAGTGGAAGCGACCATTAAAGCTGCGCGTCAAAGCCATCCAGACCGCCGTTTAGTCATGATGTTCCAGCCGCATCGTTTTAGCCGTACCCGTGACTGCTTCGATGACTTCGTCGATGTTTTGTCTCAAGTTGATCAATTATTACTGCTAGAAGTGTATCCTGCGGGTGAAAAACCAATCGTTGGTGCGGATAGCCGTTCATTGGCGCGTAGTATTCGTTTGCGTGGTCAAGTGGATCCGATTTTGATTGATCCAGTCGAAGGTAATTTGAGTAACGTCATGCAAAATGTGCTACAAGCAAATGACTTGTTATTAACACAAGGCGCGGGTAATGTGGGTGCAATTTCAATCGAACTTGCGCAACATCATCTTTATGTAAAGTAG
- a CDS encoding D-alanine--D-alanine ligase: MSNASKFGKVAVLLGGKSAERGVSLDSGTAVLEALLRSGVNAEAFDPQERSITELVGYDRAFIVLHGRGGEDGQIQGALEWLELPYTGTGVQGSAIGMDKVKTKQVWQGSELPTAPYRIVTKDSNLQDVVDSIGLPFIIKPVHEGSSIGMSKVEKMEDFAEAIAKATVHDAVVMAEKWITGREFTVVILNGEALPVIRLQPPEDVAFYDYEAKYNRNDVQYGIPAGLTAEEEKQLQALCLRAFQAVGASGWGRIDAMQDEQGNFWLLEVNTVPGMTSHSLVPKAAAAIGYSFDELCVAILEQTLTGATH, encoded by the coding sequence GTGTCAAATGCTTCAAAATTCGGAAAAGTTGCCGTGTTGCTTGGTGGTAAATCTGCAGAGCGAGGGGTTTCTCTAGACAGTGGTACGGCCGTACTTGAGGCATTGCTACGTTCAGGCGTCAACGCGGAGGCATTCGATCCGCAAGAACGCAGTATTACTGAGCTGGTTGGCTATGACCGTGCCTTTATCGTATTGCATGGTCGTGGCGGTGAAGATGGTCAAATCCAAGGTGCACTTGAATGGCTAGAGTTGCCATATACCGGTACAGGTGTTCAAGGCTCTGCCATTGGTATGGATAAAGTCAAAACCAAACAAGTATGGCAAGGTTCAGAATTACCGACAGCGCCTTATCGTATTGTTACCAAAGACTCGAATTTGCAAGATGTAGTTGATTCAATCGGTCTGCCATTTATTATTAAGCCAGTACACGAAGGCTCAAGTATTGGTATGAGCAAAGTCGAAAAAATGGAAGACTTTGCTGAAGCAATTGCGAAAGCAACAGTGCATGATGCGGTCGTCATGGCTGAAAAATGGATCACGGGGCGTGAGTTTACAGTCGTTATTTTAAATGGCGAGGCACTTCCTGTTATTCGTCTACAACCGCCTGAAGATGTTGCATTCTACGATTACGAAGCTAAATATAACCGTAATGATGTTCAGTATGGTATTCCAGCGGGCTTAACCGCTGAAGAAGAAAAACAGCTGCAAGCGCTTTGCCTACGTGCTTTCCAAGCAGTCGGTGCAAGTGGTTGGGGGCGTATTGATGCCATGCAAGATGAGCAAGGCAACTTCTGGTTACTAGAAGTCAATACTGTTCCGGGAATGACCAGTCATTCATTGGTGCCTAAAGCTGCTGCAGCAATTGGTTATAGTTTTGATGAATTGTGCGTTGCAATTCTTGAACAGACCTTAACGGGTGCGACTCACTAA
- a CDS encoding cell division protein FtsQ/DivIB has protein sequence MAQLPASMRRKRAAITSIHDKPPTRKDKLTNFGGWLLFCVALVVLAFGIFGFYKVMTDTHVAQLDVVGSRSQKEQQVLQQHVAPIMTKNYFTSDLKAIRDKALELSWVDRVVVSRAWPNAIRVRVMPHQAIARWGTGRLLSDSGQIFSEVTPKNNQELPLLHGPATHAKTMMRRYNEINQLFLPQGIRLKELYLTERMTWFMQFDSGLRVIVDQDQTMSKLQRLSHLSYSDLKPVWSKISSIDLRYRNGLAIQWKNSIPPKIVNGHFIVTIDDTGVENKVAVKP, from the coding sequence ATGGCTCAACTCCCTGCATCCATGCGTCGTAAACGTGCTGCGATTACTTCAATTCACGACAAGCCGCCAACACGTAAAGATAAGCTGACCAATTTTGGGGGTTGGCTGCTTTTTTGTGTTGCGTTAGTGGTGCTGGCATTTGGTATTTTTGGTTTTTATAAAGTCATGACTGATACCCATGTTGCACAGCTCGATGTGGTTGGTTCTCGCTCCCAAAAAGAGCAACAGGTGTTGCAGCAACACGTTGCACCTATCATGACCAAAAACTACTTCACCTCAGATTTAAAAGCCATTCGTGATAAAGCCTTAGAACTGTCATGGGTGGATCGAGTGGTGGTTTCACGCGCTTGGCCAAATGCAATTCGTGTCCGGGTCATGCCGCATCAAGCCATTGCACGTTGGGGAACAGGGCGTTTACTCAGTGATAGCGGACAAATTTTCTCTGAAGTCACACCCAAAAATAATCAAGAATTGCCTTTGCTGCATGGTCCTGCGACGCATGCGAAGACCATGATGCGTCGCTATAACGAAATTAATCAGTTGTTTTTGCCGCAAGGTATTCGTCTAAAAGAACTGTATTTAACCGAACGCATGACATGGTTTATGCAGTTTGATTCAGGTTTACGCGTGATTGTTGATCAGGATCAAACCATGAGTAAATTGCAGCGCTTAAGTCATCTTTCCTATAGCGACTTAAAGCCTGTTTGGTCTAAAATTTCATCAATTGATCTGCGTTATCGAAATGGACTCGCAATTCAATGGAAGAATTCGATACCACCTAAAATTGTAAATGGTCATTTTATTGTAACGATTGATGACACTGGCGTTGAGAATAAAGTAGCAGTAAAGCCATAA